In Rutidosis leptorrhynchoides isolate AG116_Rl617_1_P2 chromosome 2, CSIRO_AGI_Rlap_v1, whole genome shotgun sequence, one genomic interval encodes:
- the LOC139887961 gene encoding uncharacterized protein: MALMTTHTWRLFTCKQSLWVRWIHEYRLRGTNFWSAPNVAGASVGWRKLLEIREVVCNRFIFKIGDVVRELVGSGGWNWPRTPHALHAHPDTLKWRSYEGDLHDFSVNLAWHAIRNRAHPVQWFSVVWFAKCIPKHSFMVWLLMGERLKTQDRLKAWEISSRISQVCSLCLREADSHEHLFFKCLFAKQVWTLATKVSRVNLQVDSWKDVVDVLSPIAFKRSARVIVSKLLFGASVYGIWRERNARLFNKKALSCAQVFEVIFSTVRLKIMSIKCKTSSQVQEMKTDWKVP, from the exons ATGGCTTTGATGACTACTCATACTTGGCGATTGTTTACCTGTAAACAATCGTTGTGGGTTAGATGGATTCATGAATACCGCCTCAGAGGTACTAACTTTTGGAGTGCGCCTAATGTTGCAGGAGCTAGTGTTGGTTGGCGTAAACTGTTAGAAATTCGGGAGGTAGTTTGCAATCGGTTTATATTCAAGATTGGTGATG TTGTGCGTGAGTTAGTTGGGTCGGGAGGATGGAATTGGCCACGTACGCCTCATGCATTACATGCACATCCAGATACTCTAAAGTGGAGAAGTTATGAGGGTGATCTTCATGATTTTAGTGTTAACCTTGCTTGGCATGCTATCCGTAATAGAGCCCATCCAGTTCAGTGGTTTTCAGTGGTCTGGTTCGCTAAGTGTATTCCCAAACACTCGTTTATGGTCTGGTTGCTTATGGGTGAGAGATTGAAGACCCAAGATAGGTTGAAAGCATGGGAGATCAGTAGCAGGATTTCACAAGTCTGCTCGTTATGCCTTCGTGAAGCTGATTCCCATGAACATTTATTTTTCAAATGCCTTTTTGCGAAGCAAGTCTGGACTCTAGCTACCAAAGTTAGCCGTGTGAATTTGCAAGTTGATTCATGGAAGGATGTTGTTGATGTTTTAAGTCCGATTGCCTTCAAGAGATCGGCGAGGGTGATTGTTTCTAAACTGCTATTTGGCGCTAGTGTTTATGGTATTTGGAGGGAAAGGAACGCTAGATTGTTCAACAAGAAGGCGTTGTCATGCGCCCAAGTGTTTGAGGTTATTTTCTCTACGGTTAGGTTGAAAATCATGTCGATTAAATGTAAGACTTCCTCGCAAGTGCAAGAAATGAAGACAGATTGGAAGGTCCCATAA